In Ferribacterium limneticum, a genomic segment contains:
- a CDS encoding PLxRFG domain-containing protein: MMGAFDDLIPQAIGDNAFADLEPGAKLRGEKPADGGFVASAKQSAGSLILGAGQFGADFLPGVSQDNVLKRYGQEVIDANPTAVHSLSDIADQPLTAVKEATGNAAGSMAGIVGSRLLGQGITAAAPLTGPAAPVVAAVGQGISLLGPYAAAALPSFGSIRENQGGDTPEDKAIAALGAGTVGLIENKFGPQEWALSAMTKGGRDQLAEKFAAKTLTGSIAKGVGTGATVEGAEELVQNPIEQLASYQDPRTPENIADTAFGATMGAIGGGVVGGPMAGLSHRPQPVTVPRQDGTGSVALDPANGVISAAAAEHVSRTQTTEDLFGDLAPAAPIASALDPLVGVPETGDPFADLVSVDQAASTGPLQEFASQVEAVDLSEAQRLVQQSRDAGSDHLAVIEHPAGGGFIAAPREWLNADQVQATRALQPSNVLLKPEQISIPNGTAPWGWEGFQSGDRVTTKAGTTGTLHFDDTRTVAYVTPDKLNGGAINPDAGKTTAKAKGAFSVTPAEVGKSVDHAASQANTAPSEAQITAGNYQKGHIKVGALDIAIENPVGSTRAGLGWQTTMRDHYGYMKRTEGADGDQVDVYVKAGTPTNHTGPVFVIDQFDPATGKFDEHKAMVGYRFQGAAIRAYDDHFSDGSGPKRRHGVVRMTAEQFNDWAKNGNTQAPAAAPRGQELKSTPAAIQDFGEKVGGARKDIAQPLGPKPKAVAPAVSEPGWRRRFSAVQNMLRSEPTWNLFDTKTSKPVRGAEFKSEQEAKDAIPMIAVALKHRVTSTGEGFEIMRDVTDRKRIKVVDQVFPSRDAAMKYMAEHAAEIVETKTSFREELFAKPEKVMRQGSERRTGKATAEDFTKTFGFRGVEFGLWNNQDERQEVMNHAYDGLLDLADVLDVPPKALSLNGDLALAFGARGQGLSGAVAHYERSYGVINLTKMQGAGALAHEWFHAADHYFGRQDGKAKSFKEQNKRGDLVYPTDGPSDYASHGFRVRNSGVREEVRAKYQALLQTMFTKAEKYVEDTAKAEKFVGSSRDSLVRSLTGMRKQLESVPDWVKRNNKPATAAQLAEFDRLAADIIDGKAFELEVRSTEPKRGQRFGNIRLSNDVLDALSNLFKSVRGRSGMNAEKTGVVDGIRSDMRRYADRVKMLEDARSSNEKIKQVPTSYAMDAKRIDQGSATDYWTTEHEMAARAFSAYVEDKISEQGGRSDFLSYGSNNSMPQYRIFNVRPFPEGAERAAINQGFDQLFETLQTRVTERGVQLFNQVRGSASSFDGQLFGAITFGASLDNVLIAISQRSATPFNRELATLLLDQKLETTIKTAAHDGEHAGGYNPKANLITLMQEEEAEATILHELMHAATYKALSNKSVASAAMRALLREVRGHLGLDSHYGLSTVHEFVAEAFSNPEFQSALKSIQVKPSGIKGKIKDAWGRFVSNVRMILGLPREQETALGKALELGVRLMKENQSAPLRNYLGEIVFNKGKAAVEDRLTARDWINHQFANQRSWALGALTRDQLADIYGGRMPEVKEFDRVVQAMDQARNTIAEQADTIIERWRKLPIKTADTLAGIMHSATLEQFDPDIKTRDDVATPEQSILLKDWAALPDEAKQLYRDVRDQYAGTLAKLRNGLSKRAARAGSAGQRIAAEIRLQFDKYLAEGPYFPLARFGDFILIADKFGQRIVEAFESSAAREKRARGLRVQGWTTKLTAKKAYSAAKDGPAGEFVGDVLKLVDGLEIETKEKVGLMDSLNQLAISALPDQSYRRHFTHRKGTAGFSQDAMRAFASSMQHVGHHVARVLHGDELTLLLDGMNKRISETAGDVDTTVQQQVANELAKRLDLMMNPNTHPVTALAGQVGFVMSLGGSVASGLTNLSQTPLVTFPFLGAKFGFGQASAALTKASKDYFGGKWDKWSGFVLKDNKALSADERRALQQLEDAGLVNLTQAHDLAGTANTDSSSSAKSFAINRAMKIVGWTFHLPEVFNRQVSALAAYRLARDKGQGHEAGVEVARQALIRSHFDYSGSNRSRWMAGNFTRVVTMFKQYSQNMTYLLWRNAYQSLKGESPEVKREARRMLLGLATMHFAAAGALGMPLGVFGVTPLLGLLAMGMGSEDEPWDWQVEFRNMLADLFGKQAGEAIAHGPLRALTGVDFASRVGLGDLWVRAPQADKEGRDAVEAWMLTLLGPVAGYAGNIGTAAKAFDEGKVGRGFEAMLPKFIAAPIKAARYETDGVKSWSGDDLGVPLDGGDIFATAMGFQPAQLAEMYEGRAAIKGREGKLTARREEIANMFVAAALAGDRDMQVEAMGAAQRFSQANPSIRLTADSLHRSLQAKVRSQAMIKDGVFLQKRRQDLRAEGRFANVE; encoded by the coding sequence ATGATGGGTGCTTTCGACGATCTGATCCCTCAAGCAATTGGCGATAACGCCTTCGCAGATCTTGAACCGGGTGCCAAGCTGCGTGGGGAAAAGCCAGCTGATGGTGGTTTTGTTGCCTCGGCCAAGCAGTCGGCCGGCAGTCTCATCCTTGGCGCCGGTCAGTTCGGCGCTGACTTCTTGCCCGGTGTCAGCCAGGACAATGTGCTGAAACGTTACGGTCAGGAGGTGATCGACGCCAACCCGACCGCGGTGCACAGCCTGTCCGACATTGCAGACCAGCCGCTGACTGCAGTCAAGGAGGCCACCGGCAACGCGGCCGGTTCGATGGCCGGTATCGTCGGCTCGCGCCTACTTGGCCAGGGCATCACGGCCGCGGCACCGCTGACCGGCCCGGCCGCCCCTGTGGTTGCGGCAGTCGGCCAGGGTATCTCGTTGCTCGGCCCCTACGCCGCTGCAGCACTGCCCAGCTTCGGCAGTATCCGAGAGAACCAGGGCGGCGATACCCCGGAAGATAAAGCCATCGCCGCACTCGGCGCCGGTACGGTGGGCCTGATCGAAAACAAGTTCGGCCCCCAGGAGTGGGCGCTGTCGGCCATGACCAAAGGCGGGCGTGACCAGTTGGCCGAGAAGTTCGCAGCCAAGACATTGACCGGCAGCATCGCCAAGGGTGTCGGCACGGGTGCCACCGTCGAGGGCGCCGAGGAGCTGGTCCAGAACCCGATTGAGCAACTCGCCAGTTACCAAGACCCGCGCACCCCGGAGAACATCGCTGATACCGCCTTTGGCGCGACTATGGGCGCTATCGGGGGCGGTGTGGTTGGCGGGCCAATGGCTGGCCTGTCGCACCGTCCGCAGCCGGTCACTGTGCCGCGTCAAGATGGCACGGGGAGCGTTGCTCTTGACCCGGCGAATGGCGTGATCAGCGCGGCCGCAGCAGAGCATGTTAGCCGCACGCAGACGACTGAAGACCTTTTCGGCGACCTCGCACCGGCCGCCCCCATTGCGAGTGCGCTCGATCCCCTGGTCGGTGTACCGGAGACAGGCGACCCGTTCGCTGATCTAGTATCGGTGGATCAGGCTGCATCAACCGGCCCTCTGCAGGAGTTCGCCAGCCAGGTTGAGGCCGTGGATCTGTCCGAGGCACAACGCCTTGTTCAGCAGAGTCGAGACGCCGGCAGCGACCACCTGGCCGTGATCGAGCATCCGGCTGGAGGTGGGTTCATCGCCGCACCTCGGGAATGGCTGAACGCTGACCAGGTGCAGGCTACCCGGGCTCTGCAACCTAGCAATGTTCTACTAAAACCGGAGCAAATTAGTATACCGAATGGCACGGCCCCATGGGGCTGGGAAGGCTTTCAGTCCGGCGATCGCGTGACAACCAAGGCTGGTACGACTGGCACACTGCATTTTGACGATACCCGGACGGTTGCCTATGTCACACCGGACAAGCTGAATGGTGGGGCCATCAATCCAGATGCTGGCAAGACGACTGCGAAAGCCAAAGGCGCGTTCTCCGTAACGCCGGCCGAAGTCGGCAAGTCAGTCGACCATGCCGCCAGCCAGGCCAACACCGCCCCCAGTGAAGCGCAGATCACAGCTGGCAATTACCAGAAGGGCCACATCAAGGTGGGCGCGCTCGATATCGCCATTGAGAACCCTGTCGGCTCGACCCGCGCCGGCCTCGGCTGGCAGACCACCATGCGGGACCACTATGGCTACATGAAGCGGACTGAGGGCGCAGACGGGGATCAGGTCGATGTTTACGTGAAGGCCGGCACGCCGACCAATCACACCGGCCCAGTCTTCGTCATTGATCAGTTCGATCCGGCTACCGGTAAGTTTGACGAACACAAGGCGATGGTCGGATATCGGTTCCAGGGTGCTGCTATCAGGGCCTACGATGATCACTTCAGTGATGGATCTGGTCCGAAACGCCGCCATGGGGTGGTCAGGATGACCGCCGAGCAGTTCAATGACTGGGCGAAGAACGGCAATACACAGGCACCAGCCGCCGCCCCCCGTGGCCAGGAACTCAAATCTACTCCAGCCGCCATCCAGGATTTCGGCGAGAAGGTTGGCGGTGCCCGCAAGGATATCGCTCAGCCGCTCGGCCCGAAGCCTAAGGCCGTAGCGCCAGCCGTCTCTGAGCCAGGCTGGCGCAGGCGCTTCTCTGCAGTACAGAACATGCTGCGCAGTGAGCCAACCTGGAACCTGTTCGATACAAAGACCAGCAAGCCAGTTCGCGGTGCCGAGTTCAAGTCCGAGCAAGAGGCCAAGGACGCAATCCCGATGATCGCTGTCGCCCTGAAGCACCGCGTGACCAGCACCGGCGAGGGCTTCGAGATTATGCGCGACGTGACCGACCGCAAGCGGATCAAAGTGGTCGACCAGGTTTTCCCTAGCCGGGATGCCGCCATGAAATACATGGCCGAGCATGCTGCCGAGATCGTCGAGACCAAGACCAGTTTCCGCGAGGAACTGTTCGCCAAGCCGGAAAAGGTGATGCGCCAAGGATCTGAGCGCCGTACCGGTAAGGCCACCGCCGAGGACTTCACCAAGACCTTTGGCTTCCGTGGTGTCGAGTTCGGCCTGTGGAACAACCAGGATGAGCGCCAGGAGGTGATGAACCACGCCTACGACGGTTTGCTGGATCTCGCCGACGTTCTGGACGTGCCGCCCAAGGCGCTGAGCCTGAATGGCGATCTGGCACTGGCGTTCGGCGCGCGCGGCCAGGGCCTGTCTGGTGCCGTCGCTCACTACGAGCGCAGCTACGGCGTGATCAATTTGACCAAGATGCAGGGCGCTGGCGCACTTGCTCACGAGTGGTTCCATGCGGCCGATCACTACTTTGGCCGGCAGGATGGCAAAGCGAAGAGCTTCAAGGAGCAGAACAAGCGAGGCGATCTGGTCTATCCGACCGACGGCCCAAGCGATTACGCCAGCCACGGTTTCCGTGTTCGCAACTCCGGTGTGCGCGAGGAGGTGCGAGCCAAATATCAGGCGCTGCTCCAGACCATGTTCACGAAGGCAGAGAAGTACGTCGAGGACACCGCCAAGGCGGAGAAATTTGTAGGCAGCAGCCGGGATTCTCTGGTTCGCAGCCTGACTGGCATGCGCAAGCAATTGGAGAGTGTTCCGGACTGGGTGAAGCGCAACAACAAGCCGGCCACCGCCGCGCAGCTCGCCGAGTTCGACCGCCTGGCCGCGGATATTATCGACGGCAAAGCCTTCGAGCTCGAGGTCAGATCCACCGAGCCGAAGCGTGGCCAGCGGTTCGGCAACATCCGCCTCTCGAATGACGTGCTTGATGCACTGAGCAACCTGTTCAAGTCCGTGCGCGGACGCAGTGGCATGAATGCCGAGAAGACCGGTGTTGTCGATGGCATCCGCAGCGATATGCGCCGCTACGCTGACCGGGTGAAGATGCTTGAGGATGCACGCAGCTCCAACGAGAAGATCAAGCAGGTGCCCACCAGCTATGCCATGGACGCCAAGCGGATCGACCAAGGCAGCGCGACCGACTACTGGACCACTGAGCATGAGATGGCCGCCCGGGCGTTTTCTGCCTACGTTGAGGACAAGATCAGCGAGCAGGGCGGCCGCTCAGACTTCCTGTCCTATGGCAGCAACAACAGCATGCCTCAGTATCGGATTTTCAATGTCCGGCCGTTCCCGGAGGGTGCGGAGCGAGCAGCTATCAACCAAGGCTTCGACCAGCTTTTCGAAACGCTGCAGACCCGCGTGACTGAGAGGGGCGTGCAGCTCTTCAACCAGGTGAGAGGATCGGCATCGAGTTTCGATGGGCAGCTCTTTGGCGCCATCACATTCGGGGCAAGCCTCGACAACGTGTTGATCGCTATCAGCCAGCGCTCGGCAACACCGTTCAATCGGGAGTTGGCCACCTTGCTGCTGGACCAGAAGCTCGAAACGACCATCAAGACCGCAGCGCATGATGGGGAGCACGCCGGCGGCTACAACCCGAAGGCCAACTTGATCACGCTTATGCAGGAGGAAGAGGCGGAGGCAACGATTCTCCATGAGCTGATGCACGCCGCGACCTACAAGGCGCTGTCGAATAAATCGGTGGCCTCGGCTGCCATGCGTGCCCTCTTGCGCGAGGTTCGTGGCCATCTGGGCCTGGATAGCCATTACGGCCTGAGCACGGTCCATGAGTTCGTTGCTGAGGCCTTCAGCAATCCGGAGTTTCAGTCTGCCTTGAAGTCGATCCAGGTAAAGCCGAGTGGCATCAAGGGGAAAATCAAGGATGCCTGGGGACGGTTTGTCAGTAACGTTCGGATGATCCTTGGCCTGCCGCGCGAGCAGGAGACGGCGCTGGGCAAGGCGCTCGAGCTCGGTGTCCGGTTGATGAAGGAGAACCAGAGCGCCCCTCTGCGGAATTACCTTGGCGAGATCGTCTTCAACAAGGGGAAGGCGGCAGTTGAAGATCGTCTCACCGCCCGTGACTGGATCAACCACCAATTTGCCAATCAGCGGAGCTGGGCGCTCGGCGCGCTCACCCGTGACCAACTGGCCGACATCTACGGTGGCCGCATGCCAGAGGTCAAAGAGTTCGATCGGGTCGTGCAGGCCATGGATCAGGCTCGCAATACCATCGCCGAGCAGGCCGATACGATTATCGAACGGTGGCGCAAGCTACCAATTAAGACTGCAGACACCCTGGCCGGCATCATGCACAGTGCCACGCTCGAGCAGTTCGACCCGGACATCAAGACCCGGGACGATGTAGCCACCCCTGAGCAGTCGATCCTCCTGAAGGACTGGGCTGCCTTGCCGGATGAGGCCAAGCAGCTTTATCGCGACGTTCGCGACCAGTACGCGGGCACCCTGGCCAAGCTGCGCAACGGCCTGAGCAAGAGGGCAGCGCGCGCCGGCAGCGCTGGCCAGCGTATTGCCGCCGAGATCCGGCTGCAGTTCGACAAGTACTTGGCCGAAGGGCCTTACTTCCCTCTCGCCCGCTTCGGTGATTTCATCCTGATCGCCGACAAATTTGGGCAGCGCATCGTCGAGGCCTTCGAGAGTTCTGCAGCACGGGAGAAGCGCGCCCGTGGTCTGCGGGTCCAGGGCTGGACTACCAAGCTGACCGCCAAGAAAGCTTACAGTGCCGCCAAAGATGGTCCGGCCGGTGAGTTCGTCGGTGATGTCCTGAAGTTGGTCGATGGCCTGGAAATCGAGACCAAGGAGAAGGTTGGCCTGATGGATTCACTCAACCAGTTGGCGATCAGCGCCCTGCCGGACCAGTCGTATCGCCGCCACTTCACCCATCGCAAGGGCACGGCTGGCTTCAGCCAGGACGCCATGCGCGCTTTCGCCAGCTCGATGCAACACGTTGGCCACCACGTTGCCCGTGTGCTCCATGGCGACGAGCTCACGCTGCTCCTGGATGGCATGAACAAACGTATTTCCGAGACCGCCGGCGACGTCGATACCACCGTACAGCAGCAGGTGGCCAACGAGCTGGCCAAGCGCCTGGATCTGATGATGAACCCGAACACCCACCCGGTGACGGCACTCGCTGGCCAGGTCGGTTTTGTGATGTCGCTAGGCGGCAGTGTTGCCTCGGGGCTGACCAACCTCAGCCAGACACCGCTGGTCACTTTCCCGTTCCTTGGTGCCAAGTTCGGTTTTGGCCAGGCCTCTGCAGCGCTGACCAAAGCGAGCAAGGACTATTTTGGCGGGAAGTGGGACAAATGGTCCGGCTTCGTGCTGAAGGACAACAAGGCACTGAGCGCAGACGAGCGGCGTGCGTTGCAGCAGCTCGAGGACGCAGGCCTGGTGAACCTGACACAGGCCCACGATCTGGCCGGCACGGCGAACACCGACAGCTCCTCGAGCGCCAAGTCCTTCGCCATTAACCGCGCCATGAAGATCGTAGGCTGGACCTTCCATCTTCCCGAGGTTTTCAATCGCCAGGTCTCGGCTCTGGCTGCCTATCGCCTGGCACGCGACAAAGGACAGGGCCATGAAGCTGGTGTCGAGGTGGCACGCCAGGCATTGATCCGCAGCCACTTCGATTACTCCGGCTCAAATCGTTCGCGCTGGATGGCCGGCAACTTCACTCGCGTGGTGACCATGTTCAAGCAGTACAGCCAGAACATGACTTACCTGCTTTGGCGCAATGCCTACCAGTCGTTGAAAGGTGAATCCCCGGAGGTGAAACGCGAGGCCCGCCGGATGCTGCTCGGCCTGGCAACGATGCACTTCGCCGCGGCCGGAGCGCTGGGCATGCCGCTCGGCGTGTTCGGCGTCACGCCGCTGCTCGGCCTGCTAGCAATGGGCATGGGCTCAGAAGATGAGCCGTGGGACTGGCAAGTCGAGTTCCGCAACATGTTGGCCGACCTGTTCGGCAAGCAGGCGGGTGAGGCCATCGCCCATGGTCCGCTGCGGGCGCTCACCGGTGTCGACTTCGCTTCTCGTGTCGGGCTGGGCGATCTGTGGGTCCGTGCGCCGCAGGCTGACAAGGAGGGACGCGATGCTGTCGAGGCCTGGATGCTGACCTTGCTGGGACCGGTGGCTGGCTACGCGGGGAATATCGGCACGGCAGCCAAGGCCTTCGATGAAGGCAAGGTCGGCCGGGGGTTCGAGGCCATGCTGCCCAAGTTCATCGCTGCGCCGATCAAGGCTGCTCGATATGAGACGGATGGCGTGAAGAGCTGGAGCGGTGACGACCTCGGCGTGCCTCTTGATGGGGGTGACATCTTCGCCACGGCGATGGGCTTCCAACCGGCTCAACTGGCTGAGATGTACGAGGGCAGGGCGGCTATCAAGGGTAGGGAGGGCAAGCTGACCGCCAGGCGCGAGGAGATCGCCAATATGTTCGTGGCCGCAGCTCTGGCCGGCGATCGGGATATGCAGGTCGAAGCGATGGGGGCGGCGCAGAGGTTCAGTCAGGCCAATCCGAGCATTAGGCTGACGGCGGATTCGCTACATCGGAGCCTGCAGGCCAAGGTGCGGAGTCAGGCGATGATCAAGGATGGGGTCTTTTTGCAGAAGCGCCGCCAGGATCTGAGGGCAGAGGGGCGGTTTGCGAACGTGGAATGA
- a CDS encoding laminin B domain-containing protein, with amino-acid sequence MKSLQILVCSLLAAPALAFGGVVQVASSDFNSGTEGWTTTGLTLASGYEPADGAPGGYFFGRSKGVGSADFISEPFYFVAPTSYLANAAEAYGSFLSYDIKRFVGYENVLLGGYPELILSGAGLRLAYTDMNINNIWTNHVVPLYETGTSQEHGLTASWVIEGSALQPTKQQMVDVLDSLDGLFIRGSYSAYGNEKIGIDNVTLFAVPEPGTPLLAALGLLVLAARRRHQR; translated from the coding sequence TTGAAATCCCTTCAGATCCTCGTCTGTTCTCTGCTCGCTGCGCCAGCGCTCGCATTCGGAGGGGTGGTTCAGGTTGCCTCCTCAGATTTCAACTCTGGAACCGAGGGCTGGACAACGACAGGGCTGACCCTGGCCTCAGGATATGAGCCTGCAGATGGGGCCCCCGGTGGATATTTCTTTGGCCGCTCCAAAGGTGTTGGCTCCGCTGACTTCATCAGCGAGCCATTCTATTTCGTAGCGCCCACTAGCTACTTGGCGAACGCTGCAGAGGCATACGGAAGTTTTCTTTCGTACGACATTAAGCGCTTCGTGGGCTATGAAAATGTATTGCTGGGTGGCTACCCTGAGCTGATTCTCAGCGGAGCCGGGTTGCGACTGGCTTACACCGATATGAACATCAACAACATCTGGACAAATCATGTTGTGCCACTTTACGAGACCGGCACTAGCCAAGAGCATGGATTGACGGCTTCTTGGGTTATTGAAGGAAGTGCCCTACAGCCCACAAAACAGCAGATGGTCGATGTTTTGGACTCTCTCGACGGCCTGTTCATCCGTGGCAGTTACAGCGCCTACGGCAACGAGAAGATCGGCATCGACAACGTGACGTTGTTCGCGGTTCCTGAGCCCGGTACGCCCCTGCTGGCTGCGCTCGGGCTTTTGGTGCTGGCTGCACGCCGACGGCATCAACGGTAA
- a CDS encoding SOS response-associated peptidase — protein sequence MCGRYALNTTATELIEHFQLLSCPEFGLRYNIAPASQIPVIRFKPDTGRVGQLVKWGLVPSWAKDPSIGAKLNNARGETVSEKPSFKTSFARHRCLIPASGFYEWQTVAGKKRPYYIHPTDGMFAFAGLLAAWKAPGGETLVTTCIITTTPNEVMVPIHDRMPVILEAEEYDAWLDPGNQDIEALKLLLRPCSAEGMTAYPVSSAINSGRVEGPECVQHVETGDGS from the coding sequence ATGTGCGGACGCTACGCCCTCAACACCACAGCCACTGAGCTGATCGAGCACTTCCAGCTACTCTCCTGCCCAGAGTTTGGCCTGCGCTACAACATCGCCCCGGCCAGCCAGATCCCGGTCATCCGCTTCAAGCCTGACACTGGCCGCGTCGGCCAATTGGTGAAATGGGGCTTGGTGCCATCCTGGGCTAAAGACCCGAGCATCGGCGCCAAACTGAACAACGCCCGGGGCGAGACCGTCTCCGAGAAACCATCCTTCAAGACCAGCTTTGCCAGGCACCGCTGCCTGATTCCGGCCAGTGGGTTCTATGAGTGGCAGACGGTGGCTGGCAAGAAGCGGCCGTACTACATTCACCCGACCGATGGAATGTTTGCCTTCGCCGGTCTGCTCGCCGCCTGGAAGGCACCTGGCGGCGAGACGCTGGTCACAACCTGCATCATCACCACAACACCCAACGAGGTCATGGTGCCGATCCATGACCGCATGCCGGTGATCCTGGAGGCGGAGGAGTACGACGCCTGGCTAGATCCTGGCAACCAGGACATCGAGGCGCTGAAGCTGTTGCTTAGACCGTGCAGCGCCGAAGGCATGACTGCTTATCCTGTCAGTTCTGCGATAAATAGTGGCAGAGTCGAAGGGCCAGAATGTGTTCAACATGTCGAAACGGGAGATGGGTCATGA
- a CDS encoding helix-turn-helix domain-containing protein, producing the protein MSLDRRSGLDRRRRDIGPPRGQVERRRGNRVGEGGYDDDAALKIAMKAVQLYAESHPRPGHVTQEQAAEMLGISRATVSRMVKFGTLKLNMVGRIPMSDIDKALLVD; encoded by the coding sequence ATGAGCTTGGATCGTAGGTCGGGGCTGGACCGACGGCGCCGGGACATCGGTCCACCTCGTGGCCAGGTCGAGCGTCGCCGAGGCAATCGCGTAGGTGAGGGCGGGTATGACGATGATGCTGCGCTGAAGATTGCTATGAAGGCCGTTCAGCTTTACGCAGAGAGCCACCCCAGGCCCGGTCACGTCACCCAAGAGCAGGCCGCCGAGATGCTTGGTATCTCCCGGGCAACGGTCAGCCGAATGGTTAAGTTCGGAACTCTCAAGCTGAATATGGTTGGCCGGATTCCAATGAGCGACATCGACAAGGCGCTGCTGGTAGATTGA